In Paenibacillus durus, the DNA window GGAACGTATGTTTGGTAAAGCAAACGTGTCTAACCCCCGCCTTCGCTGTTGGCTGAGAGGTGGGGGACTGCGACACTATATCTGTTCAAATACAAGAGCTTCAACCTTGGGATCTCTCCACCAGTCGCCTGTCAGCTGCGAGGCAGCTTGGCTCTTACCTATGGCCGGACTCCCACCGGTTAGTTGTGCCTAGATTCGCTAGGCGCGCGTAAAAATCGAGTAGGCCCATGCGCAAATGCATGGGCTCCGGGTAGAAGGGCCACCCAACTGGTGGCCCGAACCCCCACAGAACCCGGCGTGCGGATTTCCCGCACCGGGCTCTTCAGAATTGGTTTCACAGCATAGCGTAGTTCTTCAATCGATTATAAGGGATGAAGAGTTTCGGTCGCTTAAGGGGAAATAATGTGCGAATGTGGCGGTATTCTTCCCAAGTTACATAGCTTTTCTGACTTCGCCTGCTCAGCACTTTCCGCCAGTAGGTAACAGCGGCGGCATAGACTTTGTTCAGACACCTCATATTCCCTGCCATTCCGTAATAGGCGTAATGGCCTTGCAACATCTGATTGATCTTTACCGCCTGCATCTCTACCGCTTCATGCTGCATTCTTCTCATTGTTTCCTGCACGTTCCCAATGCTTCGCTTTAGTCGCTTCTTCTCCGTCTTCCTGCCCACCATGAAATTCCCTTGTCGGTTTCGCGTGCAGTAATGCGTAAATCCCAGAAAGTAGAGGGTATCCGGCTTGCGTTTGCCTTTGGATTGGCTGTGCTTGCTTGCGAATCGCCCAAACTCGATTAATCTGGTTTTGCTCGGCTCTAACTCCAGCTTAAACTTATGAAGTCGATTTCGGAGCGCTTCTTGGAAACGGATGGCGTCGCTACGGTACTGAAAACAGACAATGAAATCGTCAATATACCGGATAAGATAGGCCTCGCCTCTAAGCCGTGGCTTGATTGCTTTCTCGAACCACAAATCCAGCACATAGTGCAGATACAGGTTACTCAGCAGAACACTGATCGAACCACCTTGCGGCGTACCTTCTTCGCTGACGTGGATTTTACCGTCTTCTAGCACGCCTACCTTTAACCAACGTTGGATGAGTCGAAGAATTCGCGGGTCACCGATTCGATGTTCCACAAACTTCATCATCCATTCGTGGTCGAGACTTCCGAAGAAATTCTTTAAGTCCGCCTCAAATACCCAGCCGACCTTTTCTCCGGCTATGATCTCATTCAGTGTCGCCAAGGCGTTGTGCTGGCCTCTTCCCGGTCTGCCCCCAAATGAGCAGTTCAGAAAATCCTGCTCGTAGATGGCAGTCAGTATTTCCGCTGTGCACCGCTGTAAGGCGCGATCTGCTACGGCAGGAACGCCTAGCGGACGTTTCTCCTTCTTTCCAGGCTTCGGTATCCAGACTCTTCTTACGGCTGGTGGGTGGTATCCCTTCCGGTGAATCGATGTGAGCATCTCATCTGCCCATACCTCAAAGGTTTTCATCGCTTCATCTCGGGTAATCCCATCCACGCCGGGCGCCGTACGTCTGGGAATGTGCTGCAAACACTCTCGCAGCCGTTCCTTGGAAATATGGTGGGTGAGCGAAGTAAACTGAAACTTTACATTTTCTCGTGCTTTTGCTGCTATTCTTTCCAATCCCGTTGTCATGGCTAGGTTTCCCCTTCCGTTGCATGAAGGCCTGTGTCCTCCCGTTGTATGGAGCCCATGTTGCCTTAGAAAGATTCCATTTCTGCTGACCGCTTCCCCATGTAGCAGGCTCTCCCTACCTCGGAGTACTATCAGTCAGTAAGACTTCCGGCAAGTCGTCGAACCTCCCTCGCTTTGTAGGCTTGTTCGGCTCTACCAAAAAAAAATTTGGAACCGCCGGATCTCCCTTGTTCCCAAGAAACCCTTTGGCAGCATGCTGTAGGTACGAACCCCGGAAGCCTCAGTCATCCCCTCGCCTTTGCGGTGATGCTGTTTCTGCCTTCTCCACAGAGAGATAGGATCGGCTGCTTCGATCACGTTAGATTTCGGGGCTAATGATCCTCTTCACTTTATTCCGGCCTACTGCCTTCCTGTCTACGCTTCGCCGTGCACGTTGCCATGCACCACGCAAGACTCGGTACAGAACTGCTGGCTAGGCTTTGTCCTGATCGCCATTTCAGGCGACACGTGCTTCTTGAGCTTTTCAAGGCGCAACTCTCACAGATCCGTACGTGCGGGTCATCGCATACGGCTCCTCCGTGTTTATCCCCTTTGGGGATGAAGGGATTTACAAAGCTCACTTAGACTGCATAGTTCAATCTCTTTAAACCAAGAATTGGGCATTACATATTGCGCATAGGTTGAGTGAGAGCTTCTCCATGCTGTCATTCGCAGTCCAGGCAGTTCGCTGTCCCATCCCCTACGTCGCATTTCCCGATGGAGTTTCCTTATTTTCTTCCAGCTTCTTAGTTGTACACTCCGCAACCGCCGCCGTATCCACGCATCATATTCCCGGAATTTGCTCTTCACATCACCTGTTCCGTAGTAGTTGCCCCAGCCTCTCAGGTACGGATTCAGCTTCTTTTTTACGAGTTGCTGCACATCCACGGTTTGGTTTCTCCGCGTAATCTCTTTCACCCGTTCTTTAAACTTCTTTGTCGCTTTAGCGGAGGGCTTCATCCGCTTGCCTGGGCTAAATTCATGCCCCAAGAACACAAATGTATCCCTCCGGCTATTCACGATTTTCGTTTTCTCCGGGTGTACCGTCAACCCCAGCTCTTTTTCCAGTAGCCGGACGACGGATTCCAGGACTCGCTTTGCTCCCTTTTCCGTACGGCAACAGATGACAAAGTCGTCTGCGTACCGCGTGAGTCTGTGTCCGCGTCTCATCATCTCCCGATCCAACGGATGCAGATAGATATTCGCCAAGAGCGGGCTAATCACTCCGCCTTGCGGCGTGCCCTGTTCGCTCAGTTGGAAGCTGCCTCCTTCCAGTACGCCTGCCTTCAGGAAACTCTCCAGCAGCCACAGCACACTTCCGTCCACTACCTTTTCCTTGACCTGAATGAGGAGTCGCTCGTGCGGGATGGTGTCAAAGTACGACTTCAGATCGGCGTCAATCACGTAGCGATACCCGTCATCCAGATCCTGTCGGATCTTTTGCAACGCCATATGTGCGCTTCTTCCGGGGCGGAACCCGAAGCTGCAATCCAGAAATTCAGCTTCGTAGATCGGCTCCAGCACGCGTCTTGCTGCCGCTTGTACCACACGGTCTTCTACTGTTGGAATGCCCAGCGGCCTTTGCGTTCCGTCCGCTTTGGGAATATATACCCGCCGGACTGGCTTCGGCTGGTAGGTCTTCTTCCGCAGCTTTTGCTGAAGCACTTCTAGATGGTGCTCCAACTCTTCTCCATACGCCTTTACCGTCTTGCGGTCAATTCCTGCCGCGCCACGGTTTCGCTTGACCTCCACAAAGGATTCCTCCAGGTTCGGCATGGCCCATATCTTGTCGATGAGACTGTACCATTTTCGTCCTTCTGCTTGCTTTGTTCCTTCACGTGAGAGCTTGTCCTGCCTTGGTTCCTCCATGCTCGTTCTCCTTCCCTTTCAGCAGCGCGGTTTGTAGCCTCGCGGCAATCTCCGCTTCTGCTTTTCGGTACTCGCCCCAGACGGCTTCTCCTTATGTTCATTCCCCGGATCTACGCACACCTTAGCTCCCCGGCTCCTGTCTGGCACATGGCCCTCCTCATGCTCTCTTCTTTCACGGTTCGGGCTTCACGCCAAGTCCCTGCCTTTTGGGTCAGGGCTTGCACCGGCTTTTTTTTCTCGCACCGGTTCACACGCCTTTGCGGCCTTTCCAGCGTGCTTCTTCACTACTATCCCTACCTCTGACTTCCAACCATCCGTAATCCCGTCTTGACCGTCACGGCCTTGTACAGAAGTTACCGCTTTGCGGGGACGGCCGGATCTCCTTGGGTCACGTCAACCGACTTTCCCCCGAATCCAGTCCTCCTAACTTCCGAGACCCATGATGGTATTGGACATTCCCTTCCTTTGCAGGGTTATCCGATCTCGTCAGCCAACTTGGTTTAGCCGCCTGTTCCGGGCTTTGCCTTCAGGCCCTCCGCACGCATCCTGTTGGACTGCGCACTGCCTGTCAGCTATGCATTTCCGCCATCTGCGGCATGCTGGAGACTTTCACTCCTTAGTCGATTGCGCTGCCAAGCGCACAAAGAGCCGGCCAAAGCAGTTTGAAACTGCCCTTGACCAGACTCCATCGTCTTGTAGAAAATTATACCTGTTTTTATTTCAATTCTGGCCAGAAGTCTTTGTTGGCCTCGATTAGATCATCCAAAATCTGTTTCGCGACGAATGCGCTGGGTACAGTTTTGGACAGGGTAATGGCCTGCCACAGCTTTTGATAGGATTTTTCGATCCAGGCTTCGACCACTAATTTTTCTGCAGAAACTTGCTGCTCCATAAGCCCTTTTTGGAATTGAGGAATCTTACCCATAGCCAGCGGTTCCGGTCCGTTGCTGCCAAGAAGACAAGGAATCTCAACCATTGCCGTAGGGTCAAAATTGGCAATGGCCCCGTTATTCTCGACAATCATCAGCATTCTTTCTTTCGTATTAAAGGCAATGGCTCTTGCAAGGTCAACAATATAGGTAGCATGTTCATCAATATGCAATCCGGAGCCTTCTGTAGATTGCTGTTCGATAATTTTTCTGGCTTCGCCAAATACAAACTTTTCTCTTCCATCCATGACTTCATTTGCTCGTGTATATTCTATGTTAGAATGCTGAACAATATCATCCGGGAATAAATAGTACTTCAGATAGGTGTTAGGAAATGTGTCAGGGTCCACAGCATACACATCTTTGGCTTTAGCGAAGGTATCATTCCAGCTTGCTTCCGTGTGCTGGCTGTCTCCAACCGAAACAACATAGCCATGTTTTGCGACATGCTCTTTGATTTTCGGCATTAAATCATTTCCGTCTTTATCGCGAATATCCGTCCACCAGCCAAAATGATTCAGTCCATAATAACGGACGGTCATATCTTTTCTGGACTCTAATCCTGAAATTTCAGCCATCCGCGCTTCAATACCTATCGGCATATCGCAAATGTTCAAAATCCTGGAATCCGGTCTCAATCTGCGGGTCGCTTCGGCAACGATTGACGCCGGGTTCGAGTAATTGAGCATCCATGCATTTGGCGAGTATTTTTCCATATAGTCAAGGATTTCAACTACTCCGCCAATGGATCTCATTCCATAAGCAATTCCACCGGGCCCGCAGGTTTCTTGACCCAGCACACCGTATTTTAAAGGAATTTTTTCATCCAATTCGCGCATGGCGTACTTGCCGACCCGGATATGAGCCATAACAAAATCGATACCCGTGAAGGCTTCTTCCGGTTCCACGGTCGCGACAAATTCAATGTCCGGCGCTTGTTCTTTTAAAATAACCTCGCATGCTCCGGCTATGATATCTTGTCTTTCCTTATCGTTATCATAGAACTTTAGTTTTCCAATTGGGAATTTGTCCAGATTATCCAACAGCATTAAAACGATACCCGGCGTAAATGTGCTTCCTCCGCCCGCGATTGTTACAGTAAACTTTTTACTCATGATTCGTCCCTCTCTCCACTTTTTTGTATATTAAATTTATGAATAAATTTAATACCTCTTTGATTGGCAAACGCTTAACCTGCAAGATATTTATCAACGGCATTTCTGACCCCATTAACTTTAGGCCCATAGACGACTTGAATATTTTCGCCGTTTTTAATAACGCCTGATGCTCCTGTACCTTTTAAACCCAGTTCATCAACGATACCAGCATCCGTTACCTTGATCCTCAATCGAGAGAAGCAGTTGTCAACGGTTTCAATATTTCTCCTGCCTCCAAGAGCTTCCACAATAGCGGCAGCTAAATCGGTATCTTTGCCTGCGGCTATAGCTGTCTCACCGGATGTTTGGCTCATTTTTTCTTTGTAATCTTTTTTGGTGAACAGTTTAACCTCAACCTCATCATCTTCTCGTCCCGGGGTCTTGAGGTTAAACTTTTTAATTAAAAAGGTGAATACAGCGTAATAGGTCGCCAACTGAATAAGTCCTATGCCAACAAAGATAGGCCATCTTGTTCTGCCGATTCCCGCAGGCAAATTAAAAGTCAGGAATTCTATGATTCCGCCCATTCCATTAGCTCGACTCCCCAAGAGTACGGAAATAACCTCAAATATGCCGTCCAACGCCGAGTGAACTACCCATAGAAACGGCGCCACAAACAAGAATGTAAATTCGATAGGTTCTGTTATGCCGACCAAAAATGAAGTTGCTGCCGCCGGTATTAAAAGGGCTTTTAACGTATTCTTCTTTTCTGGTTTCGCTGTTTTATAAAAGGCCAGCGCTGCTCCTACCAAACCGAAAACTTTAACCATACCGTATTGCAAAAACTTTGCGGATGGGTCGAACAGCTTGATAGACGGATCTGTTAACTGCGCCAGGAATATATTGTAAGCGCCCAAATACGTTTGTCCGTTTACAGTCAATTCGCCACCCATGTTAGAATAGAGGAATGGTGAATATACGAGATGGTGTAATCCTGTAGGTATGAGAAATCTGTTTAAAAATCCGTATATAAACACGCCTATCGAACCCGATAAATTGATGAAATCCGCTGTTGCCCGGATACCGCTGGCTGCAAATGGCCAAACATAACTGAATACAACAGCCAGTACGGTTAAAATCGGAACTAATACGATATATACCAGCTTGGTATTGCCATACAATGCTAACGCTCCCGGTAATTCTTTATTGCAAAACTTGTTATGGACAAGCGCTACGACGACCCCGAGGATCATTCCAAGGAAAACACCCATATCAATGATTTGAAAGCCTAATACGATCGTTTGCCCGGTTCCCTGCAATTCAGAGGGATTTGTATATTTGATTAATTTTCCCGTTAACTTAAGCCACTCGTTGTTAGCACCCAGAAATGTCAAGTATGACAATAGAGCTATTAGCGCCGCTTCCGCTTTCTTTTCTTTCGCTATTCCCATCGCGATGCCTACGCAAAAGACAATTCCCAAGTTGGTTAAAATAGGCCAAACCCCGCTGGCCATGAACTTGCCGACATTGATTAAGGAACTGCCTTCTCCAACAATCATTGGATTGCCCAAAATGGATGTAAATGCCAATATTAGACCGACGATCGGCAAAAATAAAACCGGAACAACAATCGCTCTTGCAAAAATCTGCATTCCATTTACAACTTTATCCTTCACCAAAAGCCCCCCCTCATCATTTTCAATTCCGCTTTTTTGTAAGCGGTTTATTGTTTACGTTTTACACTCTAACAAATATTTTTCCCCGTTTAAATACAAAAACGGCATTAAAAAACAGGTTCCATCAACTGGCAACCTGTTATTAATGGTTTTCATATTTTGGTTTTATAAGTACTTACAGGAAGCGTCTGCTTGCCAGCGATTTGGTTCGTCAAGCAAACAAAAAACCTTCCCCGGCCCTTTCGGCCAAAAGAAGGCTTAACGCATAGTCGCAGGCCCCGTCTATATCTTCAGCTCCCCAAGCTTGATCAGCTCGACAACCGCTTGCGAACGGCCTTTTACATTCAATTTTTGCATAACATTGGAGATGTGGTTGCGAACCGTCTTCTCGCTGATAAATAGTAAGCCGGCGATATCGCGCGTCGTTTTATCCTGAACAAGAAGTTCGAATACTTCACGTTCACGATGCGTTAACAAGAATTTGCTGTGGTGTTCGTTCCCCTTCATGGTGGTGTCACCCCTCCTTGCCCGGGATTGTTTGGTCTAACAAGGTAAAGGGATACAGTCAAATTTATAGTATGTATTGTGAGTGTTAATGGTGCCGCACGCAGGCCTAAATGGGCTTTAGCGAATATGCAGGAGAATCCGATATTTCGTAACCGCAGCTGTACATTGACGGCATATTTTCTCCGAAGCCGGGGAATGGTGATAATTGATATAAAAAATCAACCCTCATCTCAAATGCTGAGAAGAGGGTTTGTTGTGCAACAATCAGTCCGCATCAATAAGCTGCTCCATCAGATAGGCAACCTTGAAGCGCAGATTGTCGCTGGTGTTTCTGATTTTGCGGCCGGTGAGCTGCTCGCATTTCTCCAGCCGGTAGACGACCGTATTGCGGTGCACGAACAATTGCTTGGCGGTCTCGGCAATCTGGCAGTTGTTGTCATGATAAGTGATTAACGTTCGCATCAGCTCCCGCCGCTCTTTTTCATCCAGCCGATTCAGTTCTTTAAAGGTATCATTATAATATTTCTTCAGTTCTTCAAGCGGCAGCATCCGCAGCAGGTCGGTCAGCTTCTTCACATGATAGAACTGGACAAAGCGGCGCTTCTTGCTGTTATGGGCCGTCTCCCAAGCTTCAACCGCCTCCTTGTAGGTGACGGGAATATCCGTCAGACGGTCAATCGGATTACCGACCCCGAACGACACGGAAATTTTCTCCCTATGATAAAGGTTGTCACTGATTTCGGTCAATTGTTCCCGCAGCAGCCGTTCCGCATGCACAGGAGCCGTCTTGCTCCCGGAAATAGAAAGAATGAGCACGAACTGATCCTTGTTGTTGAACAGCACAAACGAATGGCCCCGCGACTGAAACGCATCCTTCAAAATATCATATAGCTCCTCCCGCTTGGACAATTGCTGCTCCTCGGAAGAAGGCAGGGAAAACTCCCTTCTGGTCAGATCATCGTCCTGCTGGATGACAATGCACAGCGAGGGTAAATTCTCGGACAGTCCGTAACGCTTGCCGCGGTGGATCAATTCCTGCTCGGAAGTCATGAACCCGTTAACGATATCCGTAAACAGATCATTCTTATAGCGTCTGGACCGCTCCTTCACTGCCTGCTTCTTCAGCAGTTCGAAGCTGATGACGTTGGCGGCCTGCTCCATAATCATGACCGGTAGCTGTTGAAGCTCGACCGATTGCTGCAGCGTCAGCAGGAAACCCTGCGGCTGGTACGTCATAATCGGATGCGCGGCGATATAGTTTAAGGCGCCGGGGGCGGCATCCCCCAAGCAACATACAGAGGTGCGGTCTTCATTCGGAAGCTGACTTGCCAATTCGCGGATTTGCGGCAGCAGGTCCTGATAAACCTGCTCGCGGAAATGCGAAGACGCCGAAATCAAATTCATCCTTTGATCCAACAGGATGGCGGGGCTGCCCAGCAGCCCTGCTAAATCGCGCACAATTTCCGGAATTCCCTGCCCCTTCAGAATCAGACTGGAAAATTGGCGGTGGCTTTGCAGCGCATTACGCAGTGTATCGGTGTGCTTGTCCAGGATCGTATCAATGGCCTGGTTAATAAGATCGCCAAGCGAAACGTTGAGCGGCAGCTCGATAAGCGGGAAACCGACCTCATTTGCAACGGCGATTGCCTCTTGGGGGATCGCAGACCAGAAACGTTTTTTAATTCCGAGTCCGACACAACCGGCCGCCGATAATTCGGGGATAAGCGCCACAAGCTCCTCGGGGTGATCCTTTAACGCATAAGCCGTTGTGATTAGCAGTTCGTCGGGTTTTACAAAATCAATAATATCCGGCGCATCCATCATATTGACGGAACTGACAGTCCGGCCCAGTCCCTGAAACCCGCATATGACCTTTGATTCCAGCAGAAACGGAATTTTCAAGAGCTCTGCTAATATCATGGAAACTCACCCCTCTGTTGCTTATGATAGTTAACTTACCTCATTAAACACAAATGAATAGCCAATACCTATCATTTGATGTCCTAATTATACAACATAAACAAAAATGATAGTTATTTTTATTAAAGGTACATAATGCCTTGCGGAAATTAATCTATTATAATGAGTCAATAAAGAACACAAACAAAGTAATAAAAAATAACACGAAAGGTGAGTAATCAGAAAGAAGCTAGCAGAGCAACGCCAAAAAAACGCCAAACAGGCTCGATTCCAGGAATAAATAATTAGGAGGATGACAAACATGAACAAGACAGCAGCCAAGGTGCGCCAGCCTTTTTATAAAGGCCTCTTTTTTCAAATCATGATGTCCATAGTGTTAGGTATCGCGGTTGGATATATTTGGCCGACATTCGGAATCGCATTGAAACCGCTAGGGGACGGGTTCATTAAACTCATCAAGATGATTATTTCCCCGCTTGTCTTCGTAGTCGTAGTGCTTGGCATTGCGAAGGTGGGCAACGTTAAGACGGTCGGCCGGATCGGCGGCAAGGCGCTGCTGTACTTTGAAATTGTAACGACATTCGCCCTGATTATCGGCATGCTTGTTGCGAACGTGATGAACCCGGGATCGGGGATGCATGTGAATCCTGATTCGCTGTCCACCGACGCTGTAACTAAAGTGACCAAGAACTCCGAACTCCCTCACGGAACTGAATTCTTTATGAACATTATTCCAGACAGCGTTGTCTCGGCGTTTGCCACGAACACGATGCTGCAAGTGCTGCTTGTATCCTGTCTCTTCGGTTTCGCTCTCGTACGTGTAGGGGGCAAGACCTCAGAGGTCCTTATTAACCTGCTGGAGCACATTAGCCATGTCATTTTTCAAATCATGGGCTTCATTATGAAGCTGACTGCAATTGCTACCTTTGGAGCGATGGCGTTCACCGTAAGCCAGTACGGCATGCAGACGCTGCTGGCCTTCGGCAAGTTGTTCCTCGCCATGACGGTAGCTTGTCTGCTCTTCCTGCTCGTTCTGGCAGTTATTATGCGTGTGTTTGTCGGAATCGGTCTATGGAGAGCCATTATGCTTGTGCGTGAGGAAATTGTATTCTCATTTGCAACCGGCTCAACAGAGGCTGTTATGCCGCAAATTATGAGAAAGCTGGAGAGAGCGGGCTGCGACCGCTCGGTTGTCGGACTTGTCGTTCCGACTGGTTACTCCTTCAACCTTGATGGCGCCTCTATCTATTTGTCGCTGGCGCTCGTCTTTCTGGCGCAGGCAACTGGCGTAGAGCTCGGCATATATGAGCAAATCGTACTTCTCGCCGTGCTGCTGCTTACTTCCAAGGGAATGGCCGGTATTCCGGGCTCGGCGTTCGTCGCCTTGTCGGCTACTGCGGCAAGCACAGGCTCGATCCCAATCGCAGCCGTTGCGCTTATGCTTGCTCCTGACCGCATTATGGGCAACTTCCGCACGACGGTCAACATTATCGGCTACACGGTCGCTACATTCGTTGTCGCCCGTTGGGAAGGGCTGCTAAACAAGGAGCAAGCTTTGCTTGCCATGAAAAGCAAAGCGCATGATTCTTCCGGCATGCCGGTAACCGTCCAGGCCAATGATTAATAATCGCCTATTCTAATTTTATTGATACGCTAACGCCTAAAATTAAAGCCGAAAAAGCGGCAGCCATCCGGTTAGGAAACAGTCTATCCGGGTGTGCTGCCGCCTTTTTTTGCCGTCCTCAAAGCCCAAAATCCCCCTATTCATACGATTGCCTACTGCCCGAATCCCCTGGCTGAATTCCCTTATTTCTGCGGTCAGCGTACAGTTACCCAAACCTTCCCATATTCATGCTCATATACATAGACCATAACCAAAAAAGAGGGGATGAAACCAACTTGAAAAAAGCTTTCATTACCGGCGTGACAGGTCAGGACGGATCATATCTGGCCGAACTATTACTGGGCAAAGGTTACGAAGTTCACGGGATGGTCCGCAGAAGCAGCTCGATAAACACGGAAAGAATTGATCATCTCCTGGAAAATAAATCTGGAGACCGGCCGGATTTCGTTTTGCATTATGGTGATCTTGCGGACCCCGGAGGATTAAGCAGGTTAATCAGCAAAATTGAGCCTTCCGAAGTCTACAATCTGGGCGCGCAGAGCCACGTCAGAGTGTCCTTCGATATTCCGGAATTCACGGGGGATGTAGACGCCCTCGGTTCGATGCGCCTTCTGGAGAGCATTCGTGATATAAACCCCGGCATCCGGTTTTATCAGGCCTCTTCCAGCGAATTGTACGGCCTCGTCCAAGAAGTTCCGCAGAGCGAGAAGACCCCGTTTTATCCCCGCAGCCCTTATGCCGTCGCCAAGCTGTACGCTTACTGGATAACCGTTAACTACCGCGAAGCCTACAATCTGTATGCTTGCAACGGCATCCTGTTCAACCATGAATCGCCGCGCCGGGGCAAAACTTTCGTCACCCGCAAAATTACAACCGGCCTCGCCGACATCTTAAAAGGCAAACAGGAGCGTCTTGTGCTCGGCAATCTGGACGCCAAACGGGATTGGGGCTTTGCCGGCGATTATGTAGAGGCGATGTGGCTGCTGCTGCAGCAGGATCACCCGGAAGACTATGTTATAGCTACTGGGGAAACCCATACGGTAAGGGAATTCTGCGAGCTTGCCTTCCAGCATGCCGGGATTACGCTTGCCTGGACAGGTGAAGGCCTGGACGAAAAAGGAATTGACGCCAAGACGGGACGCGTGCTGATCACGGTAGGTGAAGAGTATTTCCGGCCAAGTGAAGTCGATCTGCTCCTTGGTGATCCCACCAAAGCAAAAACGAAGCTGGGCTGGGAGCCAAAAGTGTCCTTCAAGGAGCTTGTCGAAATGATGGTCAAGAGCGATCAGGGTTCCTGATCGCTTCCATCCCTGCATTTATACAGGTTCACTTCGTATATAGGCAACTCAATACATTAGGTGAGAAGGGAGTCGCTTTAACTTGGAGAAGAACAGCCGGATTTACGTAGCCGGACATAAAGGTCTTGTCGGCTCTGCTCTTGTCAGAAACCTGAAGGAGAAAGGATACAAGAATATTATCGGCAAAACGCTGCAGGAGCTGGATCTGACGAACCAGGCGGCAGTGGAACGTTTCTTTGAAGAGTCGGATATCGACTATGTGTTTTTGGCGGCCGCCAAAGTCGGCGGAATCGTGGCCAACAACACCTATCCTGCGGATTATATTATGGAAAATGAATTGATCCAATGTAATGTCATCCGCAGCGCATTTAAGAATAATGTCAAAAAGCTTATTTTCCTCGGCAGCTCCTGCATCTATCCCAAACTCTGCCCCCAACCCATTAAGGAGGAATATCTCCTTACGGGGCCGCTCGAAACGACGAATGAAGCC includes these proteins:
- a CDS encoding cation:dicarboxylate symporter family transporter, encoding MNKTAAKVRQPFYKGLFFQIMMSIVLGIAVGYIWPTFGIALKPLGDGFIKLIKMIISPLVFVVVVLGIAKVGNVKTVGRIGGKALLYFEIVTTFALIIGMLVANVMNPGSGMHVNPDSLSTDAVTKVTKNSELPHGTEFFMNIIPDSVVSAFATNTMLQVLLVSCLFGFALVRVGGKTSEVLINLLEHISHVIFQIMGFIMKLTAIATFGAMAFTVSQYGMQTLLAFGKLFLAMTVACLLFLLVLAVIMRVFVGIGLWRAIMLVREEIVFSFATGSTEAVMPQIMRKLERAGCDRSVVGLVVPTGYSFNLDGASIYLSLALVFLAQATGVELGIYEQIVLLAVLLLTSKGMAGIPGSAFVALSATAASTGSIPIAAVALMLAPDRIMGNFRTTVNIIGYTVATFVVARWEGLLNKEQALLAMKSKAHDSSGMPVTVQAND
- the gmd gene encoding GDP-mannose 4,6-dehydratase, with amino-acid sequence MKKAFITGVTGQDGSYLAELLLGKGYEVHGMVRRSSSINTERIDHLLENKSGDRPDFVLHYGDLADPGGLSRLISKIEPSEVYNLGAQSHVRVSFDIPEFTGDVDALGSMRLLESIRDINPGIRFYQASSSELYGLVQEVPQSEKTPFYPRSPYAVAKLYAYWITVNYREAYNLYACNGILFNHESPRRGKTFVTRKITTGLADILKGKQERLVLGNLDAKRDWGFAGDYVEAMWLLLQQDHPEDYVIATGETHTVREFCELAFQHAGITLAWTGEGLDEKGIDAKTGRVLITVGEEYFRPSEVDLLLGDPTKAKTKLGWEPKVSFKELVEMMVKSDQGS